A DNA window from Streptomyces parvus contains the following coding sequences:
- a CDS encoding S8 family peptidase, translating to MRLPARWATAVLPLIAPMIAIPAPASADSGPEGVVVEQSTRAVPGQYIVTLKPELSPDTVLRELGLSPMFRYGNVLHGFAATLTASELEAVRTVPGILAVEENAEVAVEAPRAGSLFRAPAAGWGTDRIDQRALPLDDTFTTTATGDGVKVYVVDTGIDAAHSEFGGRVVKGYDAVGDGRDGMDCNGHGTHVAGTAGGATSGVAEDASLVNVRVLNCEGRGTWAGILAGLDWVAKDAERTKTPGVLNASLGGARSSAVDAAVEAVGDAGVLPVVAAGNDDRDACDVSPAAADGVVAVGASDRQDGETSFSNWGSCLALYAPGADIVSARLGGGTVSLNGTSMASPHVAGVAALYKQENPSASPAAVARWLNDTATPDVLSGLGQGSPDRLLYTGGL from the coding sequence ATGCGCCTGCCCGCCCGCTGGGCCACGGCCGTCCTGCCGCTGATCGCCCCGATGATCGCCATCCCTGCCCCGGCCTCGGCCGACAGCGGACCGGAAGGGGTCGTGGTGGAGCAGTCCACCCGGGCCGTACCCGGACAGTACATCGTCACCCTGAAGCCCGAACTCTCGCCGGACACCGTCCTGCGGGAGCTCGGGCTCAGCCCCATGTTCCGTTACGGAAACGTCCTGCACGGCTTCGCCGCCACGCTCACCGCCTCCGAACTCGAAGCCGTACGCACCGTTCCCGGCATCCTCGCCGTCGAGGAGAACGCCGAGGTGGCCGTGGAGGCGCCCAGGGCGGGAAGCCTCTTCCGGGCCCCCGCGGCCGGCTGGGGCACCGACCGCATCGACCAGCGCGCCCTGCCGCTGGACGACACCTTCACCACCACGGCCACCGGCGACGGTGTGAAGGTGTACGTCGTCGACACCGGGATCGACGCCGCGCACAGCGAGTTCGGCGGCCGGGTCGTGAAGGGATACGACGCCGTCGGCGACGGCCGCGACGGCATGGACTGCAACGGACACGGCACCCATGTCGCCGGCACCGCGGGCGGTGCGACCTCAGGCGTCGCCGAGGACGCCTCGCTGGTGAACGTACGCGTCCTGAACTGCGAGGGCAGGGGCACCTGGGCCGGCATCCTCGCCGGGCTCGACTGGGTCGCCAAGGACGCCGAGCGCACCAAGACCCCCGGTGTGCTGAACGCCTCGCTCGGCGGCGCCCGCTCCAGCGCGGTCGACGCGGCGGTCGAGGCCGTCGGCGACGCGGGCGTGCTGCCCGTCGTGGCCGCCGGGAACGACGACCGGGACGCCTGCGACGTCTCGCCGGCCGCCGCCGACGGCGTGGTCGCGGTCGGCGCGAGCGACCGGCAGGACGGGGAGACCTCCTTCAGCAACTGGGGCTCCTGCCTCGCGCTGTACGCCCCCGGGGCGGACATCGTCTCCGCCCGGCTCGGCGGCGGCACCGTCTCGCTGAACGGCACCTCCATGGCCAGCCCGCACGTCGCGGGCGTCGCCGCGCTCTACAAGCAGGAGAACCCCTCCGCCTCGCCCGCCGCCGTCGCGCGGTGGCTCAACGACACGGCCACCCCCGACGTGCTCTCCGGCCTCGGCCAGGGCTCGCCCGACCGCCTGCTGTACACCGGCGGCCTCTGA
- a CDS encoding type III polyketide synthase, producing the protein MRGEPMATLCRPAIAVPEHVITMQQTLDLARETHAGHPQRELVLRLIRNTGVQTRHLVQPIEETLKHPGFELRNRVYETEAKRRVPDVVRQALAHAETDPSEIDLIVYVSCTGFMMPSLTAWLINTMGFRPETRQLPIAQLGCAAGGAAINRAHDFCVAYPEANVLIVSCEFCSLCYQPTDIGVGSLLSNGLFGDALSAAVVRGQGGTGMRLERNGSHLVPDTEDWISYAVRDTGFHFLLDKRVPGTMEMLAPVLQNLVDLHGWSVPDMDFFIVHAGGPRILDDLCHFLKLPPEMFRYSRATLTERGNIASSVVFDALARLFDDGGAAESAQGLIAGFGPGITAETAVGRWTRDGLRPSVGAGFDELELTAGVALSG; encoded by the coding sequence ATACGAGGAGAACCCATGGCGACCCTGTGCAGACCCGCCATCGCTGTGCCCGAGCACGTCATCACGATGCAGCAGACCCTGGACCTGGCCCGCGAGACCCACGCCGGGCACCCGCAGCGCGAGCTCGTCCTGCGGCTCATCCGGAACACCGGCGTCCAGACCCGGCACCTCGTGCAGCCCATCGAGGAGACCCTGAAGCACCCCGGCTTCGAGCTCCGCAACCGGGTGTACGAGACCGAGGCGAAGAGGCGGGTGCCCGACGTCGTCCGGCAGGCCCTCGCCCACGCCGAGACCGACCCGTCCGAGATCGACCTGATCGTCTACGTCTCCTGCACGGGCTTCATGATGCCCTCATTGACCGCGTGGCTCATCAACACCATGGGCTTCAGGCCCGAGACCCGCCAACTGCCCATCGCCCAGCTCGGCTGTGCGGCGGGCGGCGCGGCCATCAACCGCGCGCACGACTTCTGTGTGGCCTACCCCGAGGCCAACGTCCTCATCGTCTCCTGCGAGTTCTGCTCGCTGTGCTACCAGCCCACCGACATCGGCGTCGGCTCGCTGCTCTCCAACGGGCTCTTCGGGGACGCGCTCTCCGCCGCCGTCGTCCGGGGACAGGGCGGCACCGGTATGCGGCTGGAGCGCAACGGCTCGCACCTGGTGCCCGACACCGAGGACTGGATCTCCTACGCGGTCCGCGACACCGGATTCCACTTCCTGCTGGACAAGCGCGTCCCCGGCACCATGGAGATGCTCGCCCCGGTCCTCCAGAACCTGGTCGACCTGCACGGCTGGTCCGTCCCGGACATGGACTTCTTCATCGTCCACGCGGGCGGGCCGCGCATCCTGGACGACCTCTGCCACTTCCTGAAGCTGCCGCCGGAGATGTTCCGCTACAGCCGTGCCACCCTCACCGAACGCGGCAACATCGCCAGCTCCGTCGTCTTCGACGCGCTGGCCAGGCTCTTCGACGACGGCGGGGCCGCCGAGTCCGCGCAGGGACTCATCGCCGGCTTCGGACCCGGCATCACCGCCGAGACGGCCGTGGGCCGCTGGACCCGCGACGGCCTCCGCCCGTCCGTCGGAGCCGGCTTCGACGAACTGGAGCTGACCGCCGGCGTTGCGCTGTCCGGCTGA